Proteins encoded by one window of Halobaculum halobium:
- a CDS encoding DUF7321 family protein encodes MVSEATTATVAAVMVTASLPFYLYGAWIMVGRDQNHVTWDRLMRHLRVILPGLVLNTIPVVFWMAPRLLDQFGGVAALHAFLGLQAYALLAFGLTGIVRIFQVKRGADLYELEDPDTNLNDLHENMAAWRGRLRIGVFGYVLFWVFAYVVGLYRYYGLYIA; translated from the coding sequence ATGGTCTCCGAGGCGACGACGGCGACGGTGGCCGCGGTGATGGTGACGGCGAGCCTCCCCTTCTACCTGTACGGGGCGTGGATCATGGTCGGTCGCGACCAAAATCACGTCACCTGGGACCGCCTCATGCGGCACCTGCGCGTCATCCTTCCGGGGCTGGTGCTCAACACGATCCCGGTCGTGTTCTGGATGGCGCCGCGACTTCTCGACCAGTTCGGCGGCGTCGCCGCGCTGCACGCGTTTCTCGGATTACAGGCGTACGCGCTGCTCGCGTTCGGTCTGACCGGCATCGTCCGTATCTTCCAAGTGAAACGCGGCGCCGACCTCTACGAGCTCGAAGACCCCGACACGAACCTCAACGACCTCCACGAGAACATGGCCGCCTGGCGCGGCCGCCTCCGGATCGGGGTGTTCGGCTACGTGCTGTTCTGGGTGTTCGCGTACGTCGTCGGGCTGTACCGGTACTACGGGCTGTACATCGCGTGA
- a CDS encoding DUF7319 domain-containing protein encodes MTDASDEPEGSRAVATGSVDDASGDGGFGDASDDSIEALRAEVEEKYDFENFGPADMAEMTAAEWDAAFDPDSWITGRDLLDRVERDLRNQIASREVFAVLDRRNDPPSVVAYSDEGWAIVYEDGSVEGEGTVLRDVKPTVALCSMDSYEVRDPPEEYELPTPEEVEGGTGEFGNLMIQAVATMQILGGMGLFVAWLFLGVETIVAPVMGGFFVLVGVLLFGLVANARLSDRFRAEEYRDRLRAAGITDSGEQAEFVPFEEVAEEALATARGEEPESLDTSVSSADGAGSSVDAPGGTTGDETDG; translated from the coding sequence ATGACTGACGCCTCGGACGAGCCGGAGGGTTCGCGCGCGGTCGCTACCGGGTCGGTCGACGACGCGTCCGGTGACGGCGGCTTCGGCGACGCGTCCGACGATTCCATCGAGGCGCTGCGTGCCGAGGTCGAGGAGAAGTACGACTTCGAGAACTTCGGCCCGGCCGACATGGCGGAGATGACCGCGGCCGAGTGGGACGCGGCGTTCGATCCGGACTCGTGGATCACCGGTCGGGACCTGCTCGACCGGGTCGAACGGGACCTGCGCAATCAGATCGCGTCTCGGGAGGTGTTCGCGGTGCTCGACCGTCGGAACGACCCGCCGTCGGTCGTCGCCTACTCCGACGAGGGGTGGGCGATCGTCTACGAAGACGGGAGCGTCGAGGGGGAAGGAACGGTGCTTCGCGACGTGAAGCCAACCGTGGCCCTGTGCTCGATGGACTCCTACGAGGTCCGCGACCCACCCGAGGAGTACGAACTCCCGACACCCGAGGAGGTCGAAGGGGGGACCGGCGAGTTCGGGAACCTGATGATCCAGGCGGTCGCGACGATGCAGATCCTCGGCGGAATGGGGCTGTTCGTCGCGTGGCTGTTCTTGGGCGTCGAGACCATCGTCGCGCCCGTCATGGGTGGGTTCTTCGTCCTCGTGGGGGTGTTGCTGTTCGGCCTGGTCGCGAACGCTCGACTGTCGGATCGGTTCCGCGCCGAGGAGTACCGTGACCGGCTCCGAGCCGCCGGTATCACCGACTCCGGCGAGCAAGCCGAATTCGTCCCGTTCGAGGAGGTCGCCGAGGAGGCACTCGCGACGGCTCGGGGAGAGGAGCCGGAATCGCTGGATACGTCGGTCTCTTCGGCCGACGGCGCGGGGTCGTCCGTCGACGCTCCGGGCGGCACGACTGGAGACGAAACCGACGGATAG
- a CDS encoding plastocyanin/azurin family copper-binding protein, whose translation MKRRDFMRQAGGATAAIGAGATATAGTAAAQEGGGGQRPDFGGYTDGAEGGEYLDARGESEVTLEVGGGGGLAFLPTELWIDTGTTVVFDWVSDGHNVLFDDNPGDVSGHEPLEGEGFSFEVTFESGGIYTYYCDPHRSLGMIGGIAVGEDVATVSTGGGGPKELHELGVAIQAHWVGAATILGIIMSVIFTFYLVKYGESAHTGTGR comes from the coding sequence ATGAAGAGGCGGGACTTTATGCGACAGGCCGGCGGTGCGACGGCCGCCATCGGGGCGGGCGCGACCGCGACGGCCGGCACCGCCGCGGCCCAGGAGGGCGGCGGCGGCCAACGGCCCGATTTCGGCGGGTACACCGACGGCGCCGAGGGCGGCGAGTACCTCGACGCCCGCGGCGAGTCCGAGGTGACCCTCGAAGTCGGCGGCGGCGGGGGCCTCGCGTTCCTGCCGACGGAGCTGTGGATCGACACGGGAACGACCGTGGTGTTCGACTGGGTCTCCGACGGACACAACGTCCTGTTCGACGACAACCCCGGCGACGTCTCCGGCCACGAACCGCTGGAAGGCGAGGGGTTCTCTTTCGAAGTGACGTTCGAGTCCGGCGGGATATACACGTACTACTGTGACCCGCACCGCTCGCTCGGAATGATCGGCGGCATCGCCGTCGGCGAGGACGTGGCGACGGTGTCGACCGGGGGCGGTGGCCCGAAGGAACTCCACGAACTGGGCGTCGCCATCCAGGCCCACTGGGTCGGCGCGGCGACGATCCTCGGCATCATCATGAGCGTGATCTTCACGTTCTATCTGGTGAAGTACGGGGAGTCCGCACACACGGGGACGGGGAGATAA
- a CDS encoding DUF7318 family protein yields MSSTGSTYGDIHRYEPARESTAAAIAIVLLTVVEVVFVFMFTYGLVNGWGLSDTGNMFLGGILAVVFIDLAFILALYRKEFLPDVVIVKKRRRKWEDLYIREEDVDGTDIGGDAWEQVKRAVYPYYKR; encoded by the coding sequence ATGTCCAGTACCGGATCCACTTACGGCGACATTCACCGATACGAGCCGGCGCGAGAGAGCACCGCCGCGGCCATCGCGATCGTCCTCCTGACGGTCGTCGAGGTCGTGTTCGTGTTCATGTTCACCTACGGCCTCGTCAACGGGTGGGGCCTCTCCGACACGGGGAACATGTTCCTCGGCGGCATCCTCGCGGTGGTCTTCATCGACCTCGCGTTCATCCTGGCGCTGTACCGCAAGGAGTTCCTCCCGGACGTCGTGATCGTCAAGAAGCGGCGTCGCAAGTGGGAGGACCTCTACATCCGCGAGGAAGACGTGGACGGAACCGACATCGGCGGCGACGCGTGGGAGCAGGTGAAACGCGCCGTCTACCCCTACTACAAACGGTGA
- a CDS encoding cytochrome b, giving the protein MSLEKKDEYDHKNWLESKDLTPVEATFLTALIWIDKRLRIVDYLELLESLYYRSNLQMPKSHTEQYDLDNKFWYWYALYTLGFFSTLAYVVAAISGALLGFYYVPAVGSAGPGEASIAYSQIAFIMRDLQFGFMLRSIHRWSAQVMTAAVFLHMLRVYFTGAYKEPRELNWLLGIVLISLTMVFGYTGYLLPWDQLAFWAGQIGVEMSLSIPLIGEWVAQLLFGGFSLSQATLQRMYILHVFLLPFVVTTLIAIHIGIVWVQGIAEPH; this is encoded by the coding sequence ATGAGTCTGGAAAAGAAAGACGAGTACGATCACAAGAACTGGCTCGAGAGCAAGGACCTCACGCCGGTCGAGGCGACGTTCCTCACCGCGCTGATCTGGATCGACAAGCGCCTCCGAATCGTCGATTACCTGGAGCTGCTGGAGTCGCTGTACTACCGGTCGAACCTCCAGATGCCGAAGTCTCACACGGAGCAGTACGACCTGGACAACAAGTTCTGGTACTGGTACGCGCTGTACACGCTGGGCTTCTTCAGCACGCTCGCGTACGTCGTGGCGGCGATATCCGGCGCCTTACTGGGCTTTTATTACGTCCCCGCGGTCGGGTCTGCGGGACCGGGCGAGGCGTCGATCGCATACAGCCAGATCGCGTTCATCATGCGCGACCTCCAGTTCGGCTTCATGCTGCGCTCGATCCACCGGTGGTCCGCGCAGGTGATGACCGCAGCGGTCTTCCTGCACATGCTGCGCGTCTACTTCACGGGCGCGTACAAGGAACCCCGCGAGCTGAACTGGCTGCTCGGCATCGTGCTCATCTCGCTGACGATGGTGTTCGGGTACACCGGATACCTCCTGCCGTGGGACCAGCTGGCCTTCTGGGCCGGCCAGATCGGCGTCGAGATGAGCCTCTCGATCCCGCTCATCGGCGAGTGGGTCGCCCAGCTGCTGTTCGGCGGCTTCTCGCTGAGCCAAGCGACGCTGCAGCGCATGTACATCCTGCACGTGTTCCTGCTCCCCTTCGTGGTGACGACGCTCATCGCGATCCACATCGGCATCGTGTGGGTGCAGGGCATCGCTGAGCCGCACTAA
- a CDS encoding cytochrome bc complex cytochrome b subunit has product MTDDNTNTDVETDGGTGIVAPDDETPTWRERKERTEGLSRLTYEYFERARSEDESLRRESDYVERDVLAFPTWPHETVRNLALTSFFVGMIIFLSATLPPHIGDPANPNSTPAIILPDWYLYWSFGLLKLGPLNPELAILGGQKLMADRTYGVLANGIIVGAIAVVPFINKGSARRPVEQPFWAAVGMFGVTLAFTLSMLSVKNLMPMNVDLLFDLTFLVPPVVGAITYAVLKTLREGYMYDLNRRYYRLRPPK; this is encoded by the coding sequence ATGACCGACGATAACACCAACACGGACGTTGAAACGGACGGCGGAACGGGTATCGTCGCGCCGGACGACGAGACTCCGACGTGGCGCGAGCGCAAGGAGCGCACTGAGGGGCTCTCTCGACTGACGTACGAGTACTTCGAACGCGCGCGCAGCGAGGACGAGTCGCTCCGGCGCGAGTCCGACTACGTCGAGCGCGACGTGCTCGCGTTCCCGACGTGGCCACACGAGACGGTGCGCAACCTCGCGCTCACCAGCTTCTTCGTCGGGATGATCATCTTCCTCTCGGCGACGCTGCCGCCGCACATCGGCGACCCGGCGAACCCCAACTCGACGCCGGCGATCATCCTGCCCGACTGGTACCTCTACTGGTCGTTCGGCCTGCTCAAGCTCGGCCCGCTCAACCCCGAGCTCGCCATCCTCGGCGGCCAGAAGCTGATGGCCGACCGCACGTACGGCGTGCTCGCCAACGGCATCATCGTCGGCGCCATCGCGGTCGTTCCCTTCATCAACAAGGGGTCGGCCCGGCGTCCCGTCGAGCAGCCGTTCTGGGCGGCCGTCGGCATGTTCGGCGTGACGCTCGCGTTCACGCTGTCGATGCTCTCGGTGAAGAACCTCATGCCGATGAACGTCGACCTGCTGTTCGACCTGACGTTCCTCGTTCCGCCCGTCGTCGGGGCGATCACCTACGCGGTGCTGAAGACGCTGCGCGAGGGGTACATGTACGACCTCAACCGCCGGTACTACCGGCTGCGACCCCCGAAGTAG
- a CDS encoding DUF7315 family membrane protein, which translates to MSETPGERDTAAASDDGPPGTTASAEGPTAGGDASEPDGPVASGEGRARDVVVPLALYKRVTAYATLAAVVTVVLGFVMLDAATLQVSLTRRFVVGVLGAVGIVPPETLLTALFSLAGLGLIAFGAGVYVLGSRFRAAGMTAENGNSQDDDGEV; encoded by the coding sequence ATGAGCGAGACGCCCGGCGAGAGGGACACCGCAGCCGCGTCTGACGACGGCCCGCCGGGGACGACGGCGAGCGCTGAGGGGCCGACCGCCGGCGGCGACGCGTCCGAGCCAGACGGGCCGGTCGCGAGCGGCGAGGGCCGCGCCCGCGACGTGGTCGTCCCGCTCGCGCTGTACAAGCGAGTCACGGCGTACGCCACGCTGGCGGCGGTGGTGACGGTCGTGCTCGGGTTCGTCATGCTCGATGCGGCGACGCTGCAGGTGTCGCTGACGCGGCGGTTCGTCGTCGGGGTGTTGGGTGCCGTCGGCATCGTTCCCCCGGAGACGTTGCTGACGGCGCTGTTCTCGCTTGCGGGCCTGGGATTGATCGCGTTCGGTGCCGGCGTGTACGTCCTCGGTTCGCGGTTCCGAGCGGCCGGGATGACCGCGGAAAACGGAAACTCTCAAGACGACGACGGCGAAGTGTAG
- a CDS encoding DUF7314 family protein, with translation MADEFIKGLGLFCGAGLAWMVLAGWYRTPSFESPKQLIAAPPEPNSVFDAVGIFLNDVFFWTAIMGALTFWVLIPAINQVRESSSAA, from the coding sequence ATGGCAGACGAGTTCATCAAGGGCCTCGGGCTGTTTTGCGGCGCGGGCCTCGCGTGGATGGTGCTCGCGGGCTGGTACCGGACGCCCTCGTTCGAGAGCCCCAAGCAGCTGATCGCGGCGCCTCCCGAGCCGAACAGCGTCTTCGACGCCGTCGGGATCTTCCTCAACGACGTGTTCTTCTGGACGGCGATCATGGGCGCGCTGACGTTCTGGGTGCTGATCCCAGCGATCAACCAGGTCCGCGAGTCGTCCTCCGCGGCGTAA
- a CDS encoding cation diffusion facilitator family transporter, which translates to MDRRATVRRVGVVILAVNLVLAVAKAIVWHVTGSLAVGSEAVNSIADVAYSAVVVAGLYLTTQPPDFEHPHGHERIEPFVSLFVAAGVFVAGIGVAYSGATALFSAGPPRAVTGGPLAVAVLVGTGAVKLLLYRYCLRVGQRHDSPALVATALDNRNDTLTALAALVGVLGAAAGYPALDALAAVAVSVGILYTGYEIVRDNVAYLVGAAPSAELREEILDRALSHPEVRGAHDVVAHYVGPEVDVSLHIEVEGERSLFEAHDIETEVVESIRAIPAVDDVFVHVDPKELGEWKEAADARVAVDEAGGPDATVHPPDGVDPDATDR; encoded by the coding sequence ATGGATCGCAGGGCGACCGTCCGCCGGGTCGGCGTGGTCATTCTCGCCGTCAACCTGGTGTTGGCGGTCGCGAAGGCGATCGTCTGGCACGTGACCGGGAGCCTGGCCGTCGGCTCGGAGGCGGTGAACTCCATCGCCGACGTGGCCTACTCCGCGGTCGTGGTCGCCGGGCTGTACCTCACGACTCAGCCGCCGGATTTCGAGCACCCGCACGGCCACGAGCGTATCGAGCCGTTCGTCTCGCTGTTCGTCGCCGCGGGGGTGTTCGTCGCCGGGATCGGCGTCGCCTACTCGGGTGCGACTGCGCTGTTTTCGGCCGGGCCGCCGCGAGCGGTCACCGGCGGCCCGCTGGCCGTCGCGGTCCTCGTCGGGACGGGCGCGGTGAAGTTGCTCTTGTATCGCTACTGTTTGCGCGTCGGCCAGCGACACGACTCGCCGGCGCTTGTCGCGACGGCGCTCGACAACCGCAACGACACGCTCACCGCGCTGGCAGCGCTGGTCGGCGTGCTCGGCGCGGCCGCCGGCTACCCGGCGCTCGACGCGCTGGCGGCCGTGGCCGTCTCCGTCGGCATCCTCTACACCGGCTACGAGATCGTCCGCGACAACGTCGCCTACCTCGTCGGCGCGGCCCCGTCGGCTGAATTGCGCGAGGAGATCCTCGACCGGGCGCTCTCACACCCCGAGGTCCGGGGTGCACACGACGTCGTCGCCCACTACGTCGGCCCCGAGGTCGACGTGAGCCTCCACATCGAAGTCGAGGGCGAGCGCTCCCTGTTCGAGGCGCACGACATCGAGACCGAGGTGGTCGAGTCCATCCGGGCGATCCCCGCCGTCGACGACGTGTTCGTCCACGTCGATCCGAAGGAGCTGGGCGAGTGGAAAGAAGCCGCAGACGCGCGGGTCGCCGTCGACGAGGCCGGCGGACCGGACGCGACCGTCCATCCGCCGGACGGCGTCGATCCGGACGCAACCGATCGGTAG
- a CDS encoding S26 family signal peptidase yields MIRALRQAIRDAASTALAVAVVAGLMFAVVGVWPPMVAVESGSMEPHMERGDLVVVAEPTRFGGDGAVGGVRAAHETPTGDRTFGARGDVIVFTSPTLQGTPIIHRAHFHVERGENWYDEANPAYLPPGVDSCAELTDCPAPRAGFITKGDANAQYDQVNGNAPIVTTDRIRSEAHVKIPLLGHIRLLLTGA; encoded by the coding sequence GTGATCCGCGCCCTCCGACAGGCGATCCGTGACGCCGCGAGCACGGCGCTCGCCGTAGCCGTCGTCGCGGGGCTCATGTTCGCCGTCGTCGGCGTGTGGCCGCCGATGGTCGCCGTCGAGTCGGGCAGCATGGAGCCGCACATGGAGCGGGGTGACCTAGTCGTCGTCGCTGAGCCGACGCGCTTCGGCGGTGACGGTGCAGTCGGCGGCGTCCGGGCCGCTCACGAGACGCCGACCGGGGATCGGACGTTCGGCGCCCGCGGCGACGTGATCGTGTTCACCTCGCCGACGTTGCAGGGGACCCCGATCATCCACCGCGCGCACTTCCACGTCGAACGCGGGGAGAACTGGTACGACGAGGCGAACCCGGCGTACCTTCCGCCCGGCGTCGACTCGTGTGCCGAGTTGACTGACTGTCCGGCGCCGCGCGCGGGGTTCATCACGAAGGGTGACGCGAACGCGCAGTACGACCAAGTGAACGGCAACGCTCCGATCGTCACCACCGACCGGATCCGCTCTGAGGCACACGTCAAGATCCCGCTGCTCGGTCACATCCGGCTCTTGCTCACCGGTGCCTGA